A region from the Ichthyobacterium seriolicida genome encodes:
- a CDS encoding phospho-sugar mutase, producing the protein MEYNDAISKAKTWLTQPYDLETRREVEKLILSDPEELRESFYKNLNFGTGGIRGIMGVGTNRINRYTLGIVTQGLSNYLFKYYGDDHLLSVAVAYDCRNNSRNLAESVAEVLSANGVRVFIFDDIRPTPELSFAIRHLKCNAGIVITASHNPPEYNGYKVYWNDGAQVVPPNDRNITKEIDSLDIKDVKFVNKKSLITKIGRDIDDLFLEEAIENTCFSVRGKEDLKIVFTPIHGTATNILPQALERAGFTQVYTVEDQMKADGNFPTVKSPNPEEREALNMAISLGESKKADLIIGTDPDADRVGIGVRDLEGNIILLDGNQTGAVMVDFLLSKLQSSGRLVGKNFIAISIVTSDIIKSIADNFGVDCKRVFTGFKWIGNEVRLLEGKSKFIIGVEESYGYMIGDFLRDKDAVTSSLLICEIAAEAKQRGESFYLRLIELYRKYGYHQEKLLSITKNGMVGTEKILSIMSRFRNAPLDKIDGSRVVKIIDYEEDNNPNGDSILPKSNVIVLKTADQSKVSIRPSGTEPKIKFYLSIKSKMDELDLKTTVENGTRKLDRITKELLEYID; encoded by the coding sequence ATGGAGTACAATGATGCGATATCTAAAGCTAAGACTTGGTTGACACAACCATATGACTTAGAGACTAGAAGAGAAGTAGAAAAGCTCATTTTAAGTGATCCTGAAGAGTTAAGAGAATCATTTTATAAAAACTTGAATTTTGGAACGGGTGGCATTAGAGGGATTATGGGAGTGGGGACTAATAGAATAAATAGATATACACTAGGAATAGTCACTCAGGGGCTGAGTAATTATTTATTTAAATACTACGGCGACGATCACTTATTAAGTGTGGCAGTAGCATATGATTGTAGGAATAATAGTAGAAATCTTGCTGAGAGTGTTGCTGAAGTTCTATCGGCAAATGGCGTAAGAGTTTTCATATTCGATGATATACGACCAACGCCAGAATTATCTTTTGCTATAAGGCATCTTAAGTGCAATGCAGGCATAGTCATCACTGCTTCACATAATCCTCCAGAGTACAATGGTTACAAGGTATATTGGAATGATGGCGCTCAAGTTGTTCCGCCTAATGACAGAAATATTACAAAGGAGATAGACAGTTTAGATATAAAAGATGTAAAATTTGTAAATAAAAAATCACTTATTACTAAGATAGGCAGAGATATCGACGATCTTTTTTTAGAGGAAGCAATCGAGAACACTTGTTTTTCAGTTAGAGGAAAGGAAGATTTAAAAATAGTTTTCACTCCCATACATGGGACTGCTACTAATATTCTGCCACAGGCCTTAGAAAGAGCTGGTTTTACACAAGTATATACTGTTGAAGATCAGATGAAAGCCGATGGTAATTTCCCTACGGTAAAATCTCCTAATCCTGAAGAGAGAGAGGCCTTAAATATGGCGATATCTCTAGGAGAGAGTAAAAAGGCAGATTTGATAATAGGCACCGATCCAGATGCAGATAGAGTTGGGATAGGTGTTAGGGATTTAGAAGGAAATATTATTCTGTTAGATGGGAATCAGACTGGAGCAGTTATGGTTGATTTTTTACTCTCTAAATTACAATCTAGTGGAAGGTTAGTTGGGAAGAATTTCATAGCTATTAGTATAGTTACTAGTGATATAATTAAGAGTATAGCCGATAATTTTGGAGTAGATTGTAAAAGGGTATTTACTGGGTTTAAATGGATAGGCAATGAGGTTAGATTACTAGAAGGTAAATCTAAATTTATCATAGGTGTAGAAGAGAGTTATGGTTATATGATAGGGGATTTTCTTAGAGATAAAGACGCTGTAACTTCATCTTTATTAATTTGTGAAATAGCTGCTGAAGCCAAACAAAGAGGAGAGAGTTTTTATTTAAGGTTGATAGAATTGTACAGAAAATACGGATATCATCAAGAAAAACTTCTTTCGATTACTAAAAATGGAATGGTTGGCACTGAAAAGATATTGAGCATCATGTCAAGATTTAGAAATGCTCCTCTTGATAAAATAGATGGATCTAGAGTAGTAAAGATAATAGATTATGAAGAAGATAATAATCCAAATGGAGATAGTATCTTACCAAAATCAAATGTTATAGTGTTAAAAACTGCTGACCAAAGCAAAGTGTCAATTAGGCCATCAGGCACGGAGCCTAAGATAAAGTTTTATTTATCTATAAAGAGCAAAATGGATGAGTTAGATTTAAAGACTACAGTTGAAAATGGCACTAGAAAGCTCGACAGAATAACAAAAGAGCTATTAGAATATATAGATTAG
- a CDS encoding T9SS type A sorting domain-containing protein: MFLQKVNVIPNRFLISCLVVLLSCSLSSRAQQSFNSSGGTASNSAGSFSYSLGQLFFNTLEGEDGTTVHEGIQHSFELFEILGDDPISDDELIKPTFPEGNFKVYPNPVVDLLTIEIDGINSEGDMETLLSQRIKYKIYSYDGKLLLNKDITSNLTQVDLQDFPTAGYIMHITDGNTLSASFKIIKN; encoded by the coding sequence ATGTTCTTACAAAAAGTTAATGTTATCCCTAATAGGTTTCTTATTTCTTGTCTTGTAGTATTATTGTCTTGCTCTTTATCATCTAGAGCTCAGCAATCATTCAATTCGTCGGGAGGTACAGCTAGCAACTCTGCTGGCAGCTTTAGTTATAGCCTAGGACAACTGTTCTTTAATACCCTTGAAGGGGAAGATGGCACTACCGTACACGAAGGTATTCAACATTCTTTTGAATTATTTGAGATTCTAGGAGATGATCCTATATCTGACGATGAACTTATCAAACCAACCTTTCCAGAAGGAAACTTCAAAGTCTATCCTAATCCTGTTGTTGATCTTCTGACAATAGAAATAGATGGAATTAACTCAGAGGGAGATATGGAGACTTTACTCAGCCAAAGGATTAAATACAAGATATATAGCTATGACGGAAAACTACTTTTGAATAAAGATATAACTTCAAATCTAACTCAAGTAGATTTACAAGATTTTCCAACTGCAGGGTATATTATGCATATAACCGACGGAAACACCTTATCTGCATCGTTTAAGATAATTAAGAATTAA
- a CDS encoding Smr/MutS family protein, producing the protein MSSKSRNLKIGDKVSVIDDDLDGIIVSIVDDNISFVSDDGMQFECLVNELVLCEDLTKHCVDTKKYFSSKDFEVRDKPNFKKSRSKLIEIDLHIETTAGKYVNLSNSEIIRLQISLARERLDEAIELDIEQVVFIHGVGNGTLKCELSKLFRSNYSGIVKYNDAPLHVYGRGATTVHIL; encoded by the coding sequence ATGAGTTCAAAATCACGAAACCTAAAAATAGGTGATAAAGTGTCGGTTATAGATGACGATTTAGATGGGATCATAGTAAGCATAGTAGATGATAATATCTCATTTGTAAGTGATGATGGGATGCAGTTTGAATGTTTGGTAAATGAGTTAGTTCTCTGTGAAGATTTAACTAAACATTGTGTTGATACAAAGAAATATTTTAGCAGTAAGGATTTTGAGGTTCGTGATAAACCTAATTTTAAAAAATCACGGTCCAAACTCATAGAGATTGATTTACATATAGAAACTACAGCGGGTAAGTATGTAAATTTATCTAATTCAGAAATTATTAGACTGCAAATATCACTAGCAAGAGAGAGATTGGATGAGGCTATAGAGTTGGATATAGAACAAGTGGTATTTATACACGGTGTGGGAAATGGTACTTTGAAATGTGAATTATCCAAATTATTTAGATCTAATTACAGTGGTATTGTAAAATACAATGATGCTCCATTGCACGTTTATGGTAGAGGAGCGACTACTGTACACATATTATGA
- the thiS gene encoding sulfur carrier protein ThiS, with amino-acid sequence MINITVNGKPMSVSPDTTVSDLLSEMGVEECGTAVAFSNEILSSALWSKQTFKDNDKMIVIRAIQGG; translated from the coding sequence ATGATAAACATAACGGTAAATGGTAAGCCCATGTCGGTATCTCCCGATACTACTGTGTCGGATTTATTATCTGAGATGGGTGTAGAGGAGTGTGGAACTGCGGTAGCTTTTTCTAATGAGATTTTATCGAGCGCTCTATGGTCTAAGCAAACATTTAAGGATAATGATAAAATGATTGTAATAAGGGCAATTCAAGGTGGTTGA
- the thiC gene encoding phosphomethylpyrimidine synthase ThiC: protein MKRSNKIPTEASVSRAPFPSSKKIYVKGGIHDIEVAMREITLTSSNTDNSLGEQRKDTIIVYDTSGPYTDPDVDIDITTGLKRLRESWIRDRGDVDELSTPSSSYAAKVLNDGSKLYFKNTNVPFRAKQGRNVSQMYYAKQGIITPEMEYVAIRENQKITEVREYVKQHPGNSFGAMIPSEITPEFVRSEIAMGRAVLPSNINHPEMEPMIIGRNFLVKINANIGNSAVTSSIEEEVEKAVWACRWGADTIMDLSTGKNIHETREWIIRNSPVPIGTVPIYQALEKVNGRAERLSWEIFKDTLIEQAEQGVSYFTIHAGVLLRYIPLTANRVTGIVSRGGSIMAKWCLHHHKESFLYTHFEDICEIMKAYDVAFSLGDGLRPGSLADANDKAQFKELETLGELTRIAHKHDVQTIIEGPGHVPMHMIKENMDKQLKECNEAPFYTLGPLTTDIAPGYDHITSGIGAAMIGWYGCAMLCYVTPKEHLGLPNKEDVKTGVITYKIAAHAADLAKGHPGAQVRDNAISKARFEFRWVDQFNLSLDPDTARLFHDETLPAESAKVAHFCSMCGPHFCSMKISQDVRDYAKKKGLDTQEAIDKGLKEKSLEFVEKGGNIYVDG, encoded by the coding sequence ATGAAAAGATCAAATAAAATACCTACAGAGGCCTCGGTTAGCAGAGCCCCATTTCCTTCTTCCAAAAAAATTTACGTAAAGGGTGGTATACACGATATAGAAGTTGCCATGAGGGAAATAACTTTGACTAGTTCAAATACTGATAATTCCTTAGGTGAGCAACGCAAGGATACCATCATTGTTTATGATACTAGTGGTCCTTATACAGATCCTGATGTAGACATAGACATAACTACAGGTTTGAAAAGGTTACGCGAAAGTTGGATAAGGGATAGAGGCGATGTAGATGAATTATCTACCCCTTCCTCTTCTTATGCAGCAAAGGTGTTAAACGATGGTAGTAAACTGTACTTCAAAAACACAAATGTCCCTTTCAGAGCAAAGCAAGGGAGGAATGTGTCACAGATGTATTACGCTAAGCAAGGGATTATTACCCCTGAAATGGAATACGTGGCTATACGCGAAAATCAAAAAATTACAGAGGTCAGGGAATATGTGAAACAGCACCCTGGCAATAGTTTTGGGGCTATGATACCTTCTGAGATAACTCCAGAATTCGTTCGTAGTGAGATAGCCATGGGTCGGGCGGTATTGCCGTCAAATATAAATCATCCAGAGATGGAGCCAATGATTATTGGCAGGAATTTTCTAGTGAAGATCAATGCTAACATAGGTAATTCTGCTGTCACTTCTAGCATAGAGGAAGAGGTAGAGAAGGCTGTTTGGGCTTGTAGGTGGGGAGCAGATACTATCATGGATTTATCTACTGGAAAAAACATACATGAGACTAGAGAGTGGATAATAAGAAACTCTCCTGTTCCAATAGGAACTGTGCCTATTTATCAGGCTTTAGAAAAGGTAAATGGAAGAGCCGAAAGGCTTTCTTGGGAAATATTCAAGGATACTCTTATAGAGCAGGCAGAACAGGGAGTCTCTTACTTTACAATACATGCAGGAGTGCTATTGAGGTATATTCCCCTCACTGCTAACAGGGTAACTGGAATAGTATCGCGTGGAGGCTCTATCATGGCTAAGTGGTGCTTACACCATCATAAAGAAAGTTTCTTATACACTCATTTTGAAGATATATGTGAAATTATGAAAGCTTATGATGTGGCTTTTTCTTTGGGAGATGGATTGAGGCCAGGGTCCTTAGCTGATGCTAACGATAAAGCTCAGTTTAAGGAATTAGAAACTTTAGGAGAGTTGACGCGTATAGCTCACAAACACGATGTTCAAACTATTATAGAAGGGCCTGGTCATGTGCCAATGCATATGATAAAGGAAAATATGGATAAGCAGTTAAAAGAGTGTAATGAAGCGCCTTTTTACACTTTAGGTCCTTTGACTACAGATATAGCTCCTGGATATGATCATATTACCTCTGGTATAGGCGCTGCTATGATAGGGTGGTATGGATGCGCTATGCTTTGTTATGTAACTCCTAAGGAACATTTGGGGTTACCAAATAAGGAAGACGTCAAGACAGGGGTAATAACGTATAAAATAGCTGCTCATGCTGCTGATTTAGCTAAGGGTCATCCTGGGGCGCAGGTCAGAGATAATGCTATAAGTAAGGCTCGTTTTGAATTTCGTTGGGTAGATCAATTTAACTTGTCTCTAGATCCTGATACTGCTAGATTATTTCACGATGAAACTCTACCTGCTGAGAGTGCTAAAGTAGCTCATTTTTGTTCTATGTGCGGTCCGCATTTTTGTTCTATGAAGATCTCTCAGGATGTTAGGGATTATGCAAAGAAAAAGGGATTAGATACACAGGAGGCTATAGATAAAGGCTTAAAAGAGAAGTCTTTAGAATTTGTAGAAAAAGGAGGAAATATATATGTAGATGGTTAG
- a CDS encoding phosphoribosylamine--glycine ligase, with protein MKNKFLVVGNGARESAFAINLSSDSIVYAVIQHKNPTIVECVQNTHGKYLVADVNDPDVVLNFARDNEIDYVFVSSDQPLANGVVDVLLENNIRAIGGTKEATRIEWDKIYSIDLVKKVCGECVPFYLVVSNDKELVDAVEEFKKRRLDIVVKPQGLTGGKGVKLMPNHLKKYEDCIDYSRILLKNNPTERVLLVEKLDGIEFTIMGFTDGENLVLSPASYDYPYRHENDLGDGTGGMGCFTNSELKLPFMSDSDLDQCKEIMKKTLSEMRERNLNFNGILNGGFFKTKDGIKFMEYNGRFGDPEAMNVLSVLNEPLSTVLENIWHKKISEDNITFVGKASVVKYLVAKEYPQKSESETLFSIKKEEMSKFGISIFCSFCEELGNRGAYTEYKTLKTSRVIAFGCISEDIESASDLINEAIEKYVMRQGLEFRRDIGSRENLILLSEKASKY; from the coding sequence ATGAAAAATAAGTTTTTGGTTGTTGGTAATGGAGCGAGAGAGAGTGCATTTGCTATTAATCTTTCCAGCGATAGTATTGTATATGCTGTTATACAACATAAAAACCCCACTATAGTAGAATGTGTGCAAAATACGCATGGAAAATATTTAGTAGCTGATGTGAACGATCCTGATGTGGTCTTAAATTTTGCCAGAGATAATGAAATAGATTATGTCTTTGTAAGTTCTGATCAGCCTTTGGCTAATGGAGTTGTCGATGTATTATTAGAAAATAATATAAGAGCCATAGGCGGAACAAAAGAGGCCACTAGAATAGAGTGGGATAAAATTTATTCTATCGATTTAGTCAAGAAGGTCTGTGGTGAGTGTGTGCCCTTTTACTTAGTGGTATCTAATGATAAAGAGTTAGTAGATGCAGTAGAAGAATTCAAAAAAAGAAGATTAGATATAGTTGTAAAACCACAGGGTTTGACAGGTGGCAAAGGGGTGAAGTTAATGCCTAATCACTTAAAAAAATATGAGGATTGTATAGATTACTCTAGGATATTACTAAAAAATAATCCTACTGAGAGGGTATTACTCGTAGAGAAATTAGATGGTATAGAATTTACTATTATGGGTTTTACCGATGGTGAAAACTTAGTATTATCTCCTGCTTCGTATGATTATCCATATAGGCATGAGAATGATTTGGGAGATGGAACAGGTGGAATGGGATGTTTCACAAATTCGGAATTAAAACTTCCTTTTATGAGTGACAGTGATTTGGATCAATGCAAAGAGATAATGAAAAAGACATTGTCGGAGATGAGAGAGAGAAATTTAAATTTCAATGGGATTTTGAATGGTGGCTTTTTCAAGACCAAAGATGGAATAAAATTTATGGAGTACAATGGGAGATTTGGAGATCCAGAAGCCATGAACGTGTTGAGTGTTTTAAACGAACCATTATCTACAGTATTAGAGAATATATGGCATAAGAAGATATCTGAAGATAATATAACTTTTGTGGGCAAGGCAAGTGTAGTTAAATATTTGGTGGCTAAGGAATATCCTCAAAAAAGTGAGTCTGAAACGTTATTTTCCATAAAAAAAGAGGAAATGTCCAAATTCGGGATCTCAATATTTTGTTCTTTTTGTGAAGAATTGGGCAATAGAGGCGCTTATACTGAGTATAAAACGTTAAAGACATCTAGAGTTATAGCATTTGGTTGTATTTCAGAGGATATAGAATCTGCTTCAGATTTGATTAATGAAGCAATTGAAAAATATGTCATGAGGCAAGGTCTAGAATTTAGAAGAGATATTGGTTCTAGAGAAAACTTGATCCTTTTGTCAGAAAAGGCATCTAAGTATTGA
- a CDS encoding PSP1 domain-containing protein, with protein sequence MKLPESDPVFNCVEVRFKNDRKQFFKNSENLKIRVGEAVVVQADMGYDIGTVSIVGELARMQMRKKKVKEDDGSINEILRKASEKDIEKWQEVKAKEDNTLFVGRCIVGDLSLKMKISDVEYQADNTKAFFYYTSEKRVDFRILIKELAVRFRVRIEMKQLNQRQESALVGGIGSCGRELCCSTWLTEFKSVNTKAIKYQQLSLNPERVMGQCGKLKCCLNYELDSYASVLKTFPKESKLYTTKGVALFSKMDILKDIMWFYYKDDSDSGLFKIKKEDVHDMVNKNKMGKKVISLEDYAITDDV encoded by the coding sequence ATGAAATTGCCAGAATCTGATCCCGTGTTCAACTGTGTGGAGGTTCGTTTTAAAAACGATAGAAAACAATTCTTCAAGAATAGCGAAAATCTAAAAATTCGAGTGGGCGAGGCTGTAGTAGTACAAGCTGATATGGGTTATGATATTGGAACTGTCAGCATTGTTGGAGAATTAGCTCGTATGCAAATGCGCAAAAAAAAGGTCAAAGAAGATGATGGCTCCATAAATGAAATACTTAGAAAAGCTTCTGAAAAAGATATAGAAAAATGGCAAGAGGTTAAAGCTAAAGAGGATAATACTCTATTTGTAGGTCGTTGCATTGTAGGAGATTTAAGTCTGAAAATGAAAATATCTGATGTGGAATATCAAGCAGATAATACTAAAGCATTTTTTTATTATACATCAGAGAAAAGAGTAGATTTTCGTATTTTGATAAAAGAGTTAGCAGTTCGTTTTAGGGTTAGAATAGAGATGAAACAGCTAAATCAAAGACAAGAGTCGGCTCTTGTTGGAGGTATTGGATCTTGTGGAAGGGAATTGTGTTGTAGCACATGGCTTACAGAGTTTAAATCTGTGAATACCAAGGCTATAAAATATCAACAACTCTCTTTAAATCCAGAAAGGGTAATGGGGCAATGTGGAAAATTAAAATGCTGTCTGAATTATGAATTGGATTCCTATGCCAGTGTGTTGAAGACATTCCCTAAAGAGTCAAAACTATATACGACCAAGGGAGTTGCTCTGTTTAGCAAGATGGATATCTTAAAAGATATAATGTGGTTTTACTATAAAGATGATAGTGATTCAGGACTTTTTAAAATAAAGAAAGAGGATGTGCACGATATGGTAAATAAAAACAAAATGGGTAAAAAAGTCATATCCTTAGAGGACTACGCCATAACGGATGATGTATAA
- a CDS encoding gliding motility lipoprotein GldH, which produces MFWFFIFFVITACKNDVIYHRDYVIEGGWVKDSIVSFSFEIKDIKNKKDIFIHLKNNDEYEFSNLYFFTKMITPKGVVIRDTLEYEMTDINGKWLGSGIFGGIQNILIYKSFFSFNDVGLYNLHLQQGMRRDILKGIEEVGLRVTDSDVE; this is translated from the coding sequence ATGTTTTGGTTTTTTATTTTTTTTGTTATTACTGCCTGTAAGAATGATGTAATTTACCATCGGGATTATGTAATTGAAGGCGGATGGGTTAAGGATAGTATAGTTTCTTTTTCTTTTGAGATAAAAGATATAAAGAATAAAAAGGATATATTTATACACCTTAAAAATAATGATGAATACGAGTTTAGTAACTTGTACTTTTTCACTAAAATGATTACCCCAAAAGGGGTGGTTATAAGGGACACTTTAGAATATGAGATGACAGATATAAATGGTAAATGGTTGGGCTCTGGAATATTTGGGGGCATACAAAACATTCTTATCTATAAGAGTTTTTTCAGTTTTAATGATGTGGGTTTGTATAATTTGCATTTGCAGCAAGGTATGAGAAGAGATATTTTGAAAGGGATAGAAGAGGTTGGGTTGAGAGTAACCGATTCAGATGTAGAGTAA